From the genome of Chloroflexota bacterium:
ATAATGTATTATACCCGATTTGCCGCCATTCGTCAAGTATACATTGACATAAATCCTGTGGTATCAGAGACCCCAAGGGTTTTGGAGACCCTTGGGGTCTGTTGCCTTCGCGTGGATTCGCGCGATTCGCGGTTACCCCTGGGTCTATCCCGCCTTCGCGTGGATTTGTGTTATTCGCGGTTACCGCTGGGGTCTGTTGCCTTCGCGTGGATTCGCGCGATTCGCGGTTACCCCTCGCGCATTCGGGGGAATCAGCGCGAAATCTTGCCGTGGCGCATCCCCGTGCCGAGCATCAGGACGAAAGCCAGCCCGCCGAGGAATCGGAACGCGCCGCCCAGGTACAGCGCCAGGCGGATGTCGGTCGCCGCCGCCATGTAAGACCCCGCCAGCGGGGCGACAAAGGCCGCTGCGTTGACCGCCGACGTGTAGATGGCGATGAAGCGCGGCCTGTGCGCCTCGGGCGACACGGCTAGCAACTCGTTGAAGGAAGCCAGGTTGAAGGCTGGCGTGAAGATGCCGGCGATGATGGCCGGAAGCAAGAGCATGGGCAGGGATGTGGCCAAGCCCGTGAGCGCCGGAAACGCGATCATCCCGAATGCGCCGATGATGAGCACCCTGCGGTTCCCCCATTGCGTCGCCAGCCGTCCCCAGACGATGTAGAACACAATCGTCAAGACCGAGTCCACCATGGTTAGCAGGCCGATCCACGTATCCGTCGCGCCCAGGTTGCGAACCCGGTAGATAGAATACAGTGCCGTAGGGAAATAAATGCCCCAGTGGAAGATCAGCGAACTGACGACGTAGTTCACGAAGGGCTTGGCCGCGGTAACCTCGCGGATGGCGTTGCGGATGCTGGTTGTGCTCCACGCTTTGGGGCGCTCGCGATGGGCTACGGACACCTCTTCGGGGACATGGAGCCGGGCCACGTAGCGCAGGCTCATCATGGCCGCCAGAAACGAGAAGCCGAACACCACCTGATACGAGACGGGAAATGGGAGCGCGTCCAGAATCGGGCCGCAGCCGAGGACGGTCAGCGTCGTCGTCGCCGAGAGCAAGACGCTGCGGATGCTGACAACCCGAGCGCGATCCTGCGGCGGGATGAGGTCGGCCATGACGTTGGTGAAGGCGATCGTGGACGTGGCCGCCGGGATGGTGGTCAGACCGGCGATGAACACGATGGCGAATACGCCCGCCTGTTCCGTGAACAGGAAGGGCACCAGCGCCACTCCCAGCCAAGCCAGGCGCTGCAGGAACCCAACGCGCAGCACCAGCGGCAAGCGGCGCGGCGCGCGCTCCACGATGCGGGCCGAAGGGATGGCCCAAATCATGTTGACCAGGGCGGGCAGGGCGGCCAGCACGCCCAGCCATTGGGTGGACGCGCCCAGCCGCACGGCGAAGACGCTCAGGTAGGTGAGCCAGACGCCGTTGGCAATCCCCCACCACGCCACGTCCATGTAGAGGTTCCAGATGTTCTGCTCGTGGATGGTCTCGCGACTCTGCCGCCAGGGGAGGCGGGAACGGAGATACCGTGCCCGGCGAAGCCAGCGTTCTCGCCGCGCCCGGAATTGGTAGACCCGCCTTCGCCAAGCCATGCGAAGGTGGAGAATACGTCGCCGCAGGGATTCTCGCAACCGTTTCACCTCTACCCACAACCCAACACGCCGCCGAGGTTCGGCCTCGGGGGGGAAGTCCACACACTAGGTCTCGCGCATGACCTCGTCAAAGATCGGCTTCAGTTTGCGGTAGGTGTCGTCCAGCCACTCGGGCACCACGCGGGTCTCCGCGAAGATGGCCATGAAGTTGGTGTCGCCGGTCCAGCGCGGCACGGCGTGCACGTGGATGTGCTCGTCAATCCCCGCGCCGGCCGCCCGCCCCAGGTTCACGCCGATGTTGAACCCCTCGGGTGAAACGGCCCGCTGGAGCACCTCCAGCGACTTGTTCAGCAGGACCAGCATCTCGGTCTGCACGTCCATGCTCAAGTCCGAGAGCCGCGCCGCATGGGCATAGGGGATGATCATCAGGTGCCCCGAGTTGTACGGGTACAGGTTGAGCATCACGCAGGCGTGCTTGCCGCGGTAAAGGATGTGGTTTTTGGCGTCGTCGCTGTCGGCGATCTTCTGGCAGAACACGCAGCCTTCGGGCCGCTTGCTCTCCAGGTATTTCATTCGCCAGGGTGTCCACAGTCGTTTCATGTTGCGTCTCTGCCTCTTTTGGTCGCGCCATTGTAGCAAAGAGCGCGCCTCTGTACAAATTCAGAGCGCCACGTGGGGGCACGCGGCGCTCTGCGAACACGTCGTCCCCTGCGGCCGACCGTTATCCGGCGGCCTCCACAAGCGCACGAATCCGCGCCAGGCGCTGCTCCCGTTCGCGGGCGAACCGCTCTATGCCCTTGAGCAGCCACGGCGGCGACAGGTGCGCCTCGTCCACCACCTCGTCCACGCTGCCGCCCGTGCGCCACCGATTGTCCCAGTCCGCCGCCATGGAGTACTCCTCAGACACGCGGTTGGTGATCCAATCGCTGGCCAGCCGAAGCGCCGACGTGGTGATGACCATGGAGTCCCACCAGTCCTCCTCGGGCAGAATGCGGTCGCGGTACCACTTGGGCTGCATGGCGAACAGTTCCGGGCTTATGGCCGCAATGATCTTGACGTTGAGGCCAGCCTTGTCCAGTTCGGGCAAAATCTTGACGATGTTGAGGGTGCTGCTAGTTCCCTCCACGATCACCGTGCCCATCTTCTTCTGCCCCTCTTTGTACGGGCGAATGAGATAGGCGCCCCTGGCCGCGGCGAAGTGCGACTCAATGCCCAGGGCCGCGCGGTCGGGTATCGGGATGGGCGGGCGAGTCAGGTGCAGCATGATGATAGGCACGTCCTGCTTGAGCGCCGCCGCCAGCACCACCGGCACCTCGTTGTACTCCCAGGGATGCAGGTTGATGATGTGTCCCTTGGGGAACAAGTGGCCCACGCCCGGCGAGAAGATGCCAAAGTGGGTGCGAGAGTCCTCGGCGGTTTCGGGCCCCGAGTGGCCCGCCACCCACAGGACCTTGCCCAACTTCAGCGGGCAGTCCTGCGCCAGTTGGCTGAACAGGCGCATGGGGCCATACTTCAGGTAGGCGAACGACCCGTAGGTGGACGAGGCGGCGCAGAACCCGTCCCA
Proteins encoded in this window:
- a CDS encoding MFS transporter, with the translated sequence MAWRRRVYQFRARRERWLRRARYLRSRLPWRQSRETIHEQNIWNLYMDVAWWGIANGVWLTYLSVFAVRLGASTQWLGVLAALPALVNMIWAIPSARIVERAPRRLPLVLRVGFLQRLAWLGVALVPFLFTEQAGVFAIVFIAGLTTIPAATSTIAFTNVMADLIPPQDRARVVSIRSVLLSATTTLTVLGCGPILDALPFPVSYQVVFGFSFLAAMMSLRYVARLHVPEEVSVAHRERPKAWSTTSIRNAIREVTAAKPFVNYVVSSLIFHWGIYFPTALYSIYRVRNLGATDTWIGLLTMVDSVLTIVFYIVWGRLATQWGNRRVLIIGAFGMIAFPALTGLATSLPMLLLPAIIAGIFTPAFNLASFNELLAVSPEAHRPRFIAIYTSAVNAAAFVAPLAGSYMAAATDIRLALYLGGAFRFLGGLAFVLMLGTGMRHGKISR
- a CDS encoding HIT domain-containing protein, with amino-acid sequence MKRLWTPWRMKYLESKRPEGCVFCQKIADSDDAKNHILYRGKHACVMLNLYPYNSGHLMIIPYAHAARLSDLSMDVQTEMLVLLNKSLEVLQRAVSPEGFNIGVNLGRAAGAGIDEHIHVHAVPRWTGDTNFMAIFAETRVVPEWLDDTYRKLKPIFDEVMRET